Proteins encoded within one genomic window of Triticum aestivum cultivar Chinese Spring chromosome 2D, IWGSC CS RefSeq v2.1, whole genome shotgun sequence:
- the LOC123055496 gene encoding probable serine/threonine-protein kinase PIX13, whose product MGNCFGSEETELEGVNTPGQYRQPQPQATASRSLPPMSAPNARQSQGSSMSVITSRSTNGAGNISAAFLEPEEGMILEVPNLRIFTFAELKAATRNFKPDTVLGEGGFGRVYKGWVDKKKTMNPTSSGVGSAMVIAVKKLKPGSSQGLEEWQCEVNFLGRMSHPNLVRLLGYCLEERELLLVYEFMAKGSLENHLFRKGGSVHPISWALRLRIAIGAARGLAFLHSSDKHVIYRDFKSSNILLDTHYNAKISDFGLVRNGPADGDSHVTTRIMGTYGYAAPEYVSTGHLYVKSDVYGFGVVLLEMLTGLRALDTARPAPQLNLVNWAKPYLADRRRLPQLVDPHLEGQYTPRAALRAAQLTMSCLAGDPKNRPSMAEVVAALEKIERMKPPPHRLISPRAAARTMHGRTQTRIPTRTAMLH is encoded by the exons ATGGGGAACTGCTTCGGCTCCGAGGAAACCGAATTAGAAGGGGTGAACACGCCGGGCCAATATAGACAACCCCAACCCCAAG CAACCGCAAGCCGCAGTCTTCCACCCATGTCTGCACCCAATGCCAGACAATCCCAGGGCTCGTCCATGAGCGTCATCACTAGCAGAAGTACTAATGGCGCTGGCAACATATCGGCGGCTTTCCTGGAGCCGGAGGAGGGCATGATCCTGGAGGTGCCCAACCTGCGCATTTTCACGTTCGCCGAGCTCAAGGCCGCGACCAGGAACTTCAAGCCCGACACCGTCCTGGGTGAGGGCGGGTTCGGGAGGGTTTACAAGGGCTGGGTCGACAAGAAGAAGACGATGAACCCCACGAGCAGCGGCGTTGGCAGCGCCATGGTTATTGCCGTCAAGAAGCTCAAACCGGGGAGCAGCCAGGGCCTGGAAGAATGGCAG TGTGAGGTGAACTTCCTTGGGAGGATGTCGCATCCGAACCTGGTGAGGCTGCTGGGGTACTGCTTGGAGGAGAGGGAGCTCTTGCTTGTCTACGAGTTCATGGCCAAGGGGAGCTTGGAGAATCATCTCTTCAGAA AAGGCGGCTCCGTCCATCCAATCTCATGGGCCCTACGGTTACGGATCGCCATCGGCGCCGCACGCGGCCTCGCCTTCTTGCACTCGTCGGACAAGCATGTCATCTACCGAGACTTCAAGTCTTCCAACATCCTCCTCGACACG CACTACAATGCCAAGATATCCGACTTCGGCCTCGTCAGGAACGGCCCGGCCGACGGCGACAGCCATGTCACCACCCGCATCATGGGCACTTACGGCTACGCTGCACCAGAGTACGTTTCCACAG GTCACCTGTACGTGAAGAGCGACGTCTACGGGTTCGGCGTGGTGCTGCTGGAGATGCTCACCGGTCTGCGCGCGCTCGACACGGCCCGGCCGGCACCGCAGCTCAACCTCGTGAACTGGGCCAAGCCGTACCTGGCGGACCGCCGGAGGCTGCCGCAGCTGGTAGATCCGCACCTGGAAGGGCAGTACACGCCGAGGGCCGCCCTGCGAGCCGCGCAGCTCACCATGAGTTGCCTCGCCGGCGACCCCAAGAACCGTCCCTCCATGGCCGAGGTCGTCGCGGCGCTCGAGAAGATCGAGCGCATGAAGCCGCCACCGCACAGGCTCATCTCGCCTCGGGCCGCCGCGCGGACTATGCATGGGCGCACGCAGACACGTATACCTACACGTACAGCTATGCTGCACTGA
- the LOC123051126 gene encoding uncharacterized protein At4g15970 isoform X1: MKSATSLLLGAALATACFLLYTSVGRDLGARTPPAPRWAPEKGAGGADRPKQEVVVKVEEVTKGVVASSDGGGRDGSSPEQEKQQRQQQIVMPVNKQQQQDKPQDLADLLRRAANADRTVLMTALNEAWAAPGSFLDLFLESFKHGENTAHLVQHLLIVAMDKKAFDRCNAVHPFCYWFRVEGMDFAAEQKYMKGDYLEMMWKRNRFQQTILELGYTFLFTDVDILWFRDPFPRMSPAAQVVMSSDFFVGDPDSPGNYPNGGLLYVRSCAGSIGFYEHWQASRARFPGMHEQYVFDKIVKEGVPGRLGTRVQFLDTGRFGGFCQHGKDLGRIVTMHANCCVGLENKLFDLKNVLEDWKIYKKRVAAGNTDYFSWRVPGRCIH; encoded by the exons ATGAAGTCGGCCACCTCCCTCCTGCTCGGCGCCGCGCTCGCCACCGCCTGCTTCCTGCTCTACACGTCCGTGGGCCGCGACCTCGGCGCGAGGACGCCGCCGGCGCCACGGTGGGCGCCGGAGAAGGGGGCAGGCGGCGCCGATCGGCCCAAGCAAGAGGTCGTCGTGAAAGTGGAGGAGGTGACTAAGGGCGTGGTTGccagcagcgacggcggcggcagagatggTTCGTCACCGGAGCAGGAAAAGCAGCAACGGCAGCAGCAGATCGTGATGCCTGTGAACAAGCAACAGCAG CAGGACAAGCCCCAAGATCTGGCCGATCTGCTCCGACGAGCCGCGAACGCAGACCGGACCGTGCTGATGACGGCTCTCAACGAGGCATGGGCGGCACCGGGGTCGTTCCTGGACCTGTTCCTGGAGAGCTTCAAGCACGGCGAGAACACCGCGCACCTGGTGCAACACCTTCTCATAGTGGCCATGGACAAGAAAGCATTCGACCGGTGCAACGCCGTGCACCCCTTCTGCTACTGGTTCAGGGTGGAGGGCATGGACTTCGCGGCGGAGCAGAAGTACATGAAGGGGGACTACCTGGAGATGATGTGGAAGCGGAACCGGTTCCAGCAGACCATCCTGGAGCTAGGCTACACCTTCCTCTTCACCGACGTGGACATCCTGTGGTTCAGGGACCCGTTCCCGCGCATGTCCCCGGCGGCGCAGGTGGTCATGTCGTCGGACTTCTTCGTGGGCGACCCGGACTCGCCGGGGAACTACCCCAACGGCGGCCTCCTCTACGTCCGGTCCTGCGCCGGCAGCATCGGGTTCTACGAGCACTGGCAGGCGTCGCGCGCGCGGTTCCCGGGGATGCACGAGCAGTACGTGTTCGACAAGATCGTCAAGGAGGGCGTGCCGGGCCGCCTCGGCACCAGGGTGCAGTTCCTCGACACGGGCCGCTTCGGCGGGTTCTGCCAGCACGGCAAGGACCTGGGCAGGATCGTCACCATGCACGCCAACTGCTGCGTGGGGCTGGAGAACAAGCTGTTTGATCTCAAGAACGTGCTGGAGGACTGGAAGATCTATAAGAAGCGTGTCGCCGCCGGGAACACGGACTACTTCTCGTGGAGGGTGCCCGGGAGGTGCATACACTGA
- the LOC123051126 gene encoding uncharacterized protein At4g15970 isoform X2 codes for MKSATSLLLGAALATACFLLYTSVGRDLGARTPPAPRWAPEKGAGGADRPKQEVVVKVEEVTKGVVASSDGGGRDGSSPEQEKQQRQQQIVMPVNKQQQDKPQDLADLLRRAANADRTVLMTALNEAWAAPGSFLDLFLESFKHGENTAHLVQHLLIVAMDKKAFDRCNAVHPFCYWFRVEGMDFAAEQKYMKGDYLEMMWKRNRFQQTILELGYTFLFTDVDILWFRDPFPRMSPAAQVVMSSDFFVGDPDSPGNYPNGGLLYVRSCAGSIGFYEHWQASRARFPGMHEQYVFDKIVKEGVPGRLGTRVQFLDTGRFGGFCQHGKDLGRIVTMHANCCVGLENKLFDLKNVLEDWKIYKKRVAAGNTDYFSWRVPGRCIH; via the exons ATGAAGTCGGCCACCTCCCTCCTGCTCGGCGCCGCGCTCGCCACCGCCTGCTTCCTGCTCTACACGTCCGTGGGCCGCGACCTCGGCGCGAGGACGCCGCCGGCGCCACGGTGGGCGCCGGAGAAGGGGGCAGGCGGCGCCGATCGGCCCAAGCAAGAGGTCGTCGTGAAAGTGGAGGAGGTGACTAAGGGCGTGGTTGccagcagcgacggcggcggcagagatggTTCGTCACCGGAGCAGGAAAAGCAGCAACGGCAGCAGCAGATCGTGATGCCTGTGAACAAGCAACAGCAG GACAAGCCCCAAGATCTGGCCGATCTGCTCCGACGAGCCGCGAACGCAGACCGGACCGTGCTGATGACGGCTCTCAACGAGGCATGGGCGGCACCGGGGTCGTTCCTGGACCTGTTCCTGGAGAGCTTCAAGCACGGCGAGAACACCGCGCACCTGGTGCAACACCTTCTCATAGTGGCCATGGACAAGAAAGCATTCGACCGGTGCAACGCCGTGCACCCCTTCTGCTACTGGTTCAGGGTGGAGGGCATGGACTTCGCGGCGGAGCAGAAGTACATGAAGGGGGACTACCTGGAGATGATGTGGAAGCGGAACCGGTTCCAGCAGACCATCCTGGAGCTAGGCTACACCTTCCTCTTCACCGACGTGGACATCCTGTGGTTCAGGGACCCGTTCCCGCGCATGTCCCCGGCGGCGCAGGTGGTCATGTCGTCGGACTTCTTCGTGGGCGACCCGGACTCGCCGGGGAACTACCCCAACGGCGGCCTCCTCTACGTCCGGTCCTGCGCCGGCAGCATCGGGTTCTACGAGCACTGGCAGGCGTCGCGCGCGCGGTTCCCGGGGATGCACGAGCAGTACGTGTTCGACAAGATCGTCAAGGAGGGCGTGCCGGGCCGCCTCGGCACCAGGGTGCAGTTCCTCGACACGGGCCGCTTCGGCGGGTTCTGCCAGCACGGCAAGGACCTGGGCAGGATCGTCACCATGCACGCCAACTGCTGCGTGGGGCTGGAGAACAAGCTGTTTGATCTCAAGAACGTGCTGGAGGACTGGAAGATCTATAAGAAGCGTGTCGCCGCCGGGAACACGGACTACTTCTCGTGGAGGGTGCCCGGGAGGTGCATACACTGA
- the LOC123048291 gene encoding basic blue protein-like: MARGTMVPTLLLLLLAIFCATTVVHSKEWNVGRQDGWFFSISNWGDDKPIKVGDVLVFKYKAIAHNVVQVSEEDYNACTVSRPSPTYRSGNDHIKVTSSGRFFFICYVKTPLHCENGMKIAITVQ, translated from the exons ATGGCACGAGGAACCATGGTACCCACCCTTCTGCTGCTGCTTCTGGCTATTTTCTGTGCGACCACCGTCGTCCACAGCAAGGAATGGAACGTGGGTCGCCAGGACGGATGGTTCTTCAGCATCTCCAATTGGGGGGACGACAAGCCAATCAAGGTCGGCGATGTGCTAG TGTTCAAGTACAAGGCAATTGCGCACAACGTGGTGCAGGTCTCAGAAGAAGACTACAACGCATGCACGGTCTCTCGCCCGTCGCCGACCTACCGCTCCGGCAATGACCACATTAAGGTCACCAGCAGTGGCAGATTCTTCTTCATATGTTATGTGAAAACTCCTTTACACTGTGAGAATGGCATGAAGATAGCCATCACTGTCCAATAG